The Dokdonia sp. 4H-3-7-5 genomic interval AAATAATAAAGCCCTATTACAAGCAAAAAATGAAGCAGAACACGCCCATAAATTAAAATCTGAGCTATTAGTTAATATTAGTCACGACTTAAGAACACCCTTATATGGAGTGGTAGGTATAACGGAGATGCTTATAGAAAATCCTTCCATTATTAAGACAAATAAAGGTCTTTTAAATGCTTTAAAATTCTCTGGAGATCATTTAAAATCGGTGGTAAATAATATATTGAAGATTAATGAAGTAGAGTCTAACAACATTACGATTAAGCGTACAAAGGTTCATTTAGGCAACCTCTTAGAGAATATTACTACCTCCTTACATTATCTAGCAAACGAGCAACAAACGGAACTAAAACTAGCTATTGCAGATGAGATTTCTAGCTACTACATCTTAGATGAAACTAATCTCACAGAGGTTCTTTTAAAACTCATTGATAATGCGCTTAAAAACACAAAAAATGGTACTGTAACGCTCTGTGTAAATTTAGCTGAAAGAGAAAAAGGTAAGGATCACATCGCTTTTAAAGTCTCAGACACAGGAACAGGTATCTCAAAAGAAAATCTAGCAGTCATTTTTGATAGTTTTAAACAAGCTAACACAGAAGAAAACACCTCATACGGTATTGGTCTTGGATTGCCTATCGTTAAGTCCTTAATGAAGGTTATGGACAGTAAATTATCTGTCACCAGTGAAGTAGGAGTAGGATCGCAATTCTCGTTTATCCTAGCATGCGAAGTTGCAGATAAGCTTGATGAGCAACCGATGGTTTCTGAAACTAAAAGCCTACACATACTAGTCGTTGAGGACAATAAAATCAACCAACTAGTAACTCAAAAACTAATAAGCACGCTAGGTCACAAGTGTACCGTTGCTGTAAATGGAAAGGAAGCTATAAAAGAATACCACAACACCCATTTTGATCTCATCTTAATGGATCTCAATATGCCCGTGATGAACGGCTTTGAAGCCTCAGAAGTGATTTCTGCAGAAGATGGTGATATACCCATCATAGCATTAACAGCTCTAGAAATAAGCGAGGTAAAAGAGCGATGCCACAATGTGGGCATACGTGATATTATCAATAAGCCTATCAACAAAGAAGCGCTTGAGGCTATCATACAGGAGAATATACACTGTACAGATACTATCTAGACTTAAAAAAATGCACAACCTCCCGCATAGAATCCACATTTCCTCTCCGTTAAGGAATCAACATCTATTTTAAGGTAATAAAAACTGTAAGTGAGCAGTAATACGCCTTAGACTTTTATGTGGGTAGTTAATCGCTTTTGTGGAGGGTATATTACAGAAGGGAATAACTGAGTTATAGCTAGAAGTGGTTTTTAGGGGAAATGTTGGGCTTTGGGAGAAAAGATTGTTGGTTTACGGTTTCTCGTAAAGGTTGTTGGTGATAGAGGTTTATTTTTGGGGATCTGGATGACACACTCTTTACAGCGTTGGCTAGAGTAATGTGAAGGAAAAGTGTGTGAAGTGGAATTCCGAGGCTAATTAATATTGTAAGATTTAGAATTTTAAAAAGAGTTTGTTTGAATCACTGAGTAATTTGATAAGCTATAATAATTACTATAATTTTATATATTAAAATCAGTGTATGAGTAGTTTAATTAATTGGGAGGACCTTAAACCATATAGAAGTGATCAAAAAAAGAGTTTTGAAGAACTCTGTTATCAAATCACATATGAAAGATATCAAGGTGAAGGAGTTTTATCATCTATTGATGACAGTGGTGGTGGTGATGGCGTTGAGTTTTATATTGAATTTCCAAACGGAGATATATGGGGCTGGCAATGCAAGTTTTTTGGACGATTCGACGAAGGTGGTGGTAAAGAACAGATAAAAAAGTCTCTTAAAAAAGCAGGCGAAGTTCACGGAAGTAATCTAAAAAAGTGGATTTTATGCTCTAAACTTTCTCTTACTCCGAATGAAAGGAATTGGTTTTATAATAAGTTAGATAAAACCAAAAGAAATGGGGAACAAGTTTTACCTGACCTACACTCTATTACATTAGATCATTGGGGTGAGAGTGAGATATTAAATTTCTTGAGGATTTATCCAGACATACATAAATACTTCTTTTCTGAGAAAATGCTTGATCTCGATTGGTTCAAGAAAAAATTTGAACTCATTTTAACCTCTAGTGTTATAAAAGCAAAATACCTCAATGGTCTACACATAGAAGGTCAGGCCGATACATCAATTGCTCGTGTTATGTGTGATGAACGTTTGATTACACTAATAAAAGAGCACGCTGCTGAATTAGATATAGAAGGATTTGCCGTCGAGTTTTCTACTAGAATCAAAGCGATTGAAAACAATGAGAATGCGATTGGTTTTATGGATGATTATGAAACTGTGAAAAAATACGTTTTGTCTAGAGGTATTCCAGAGATCATAGATAGAGGTAATCAGCTCATTAATAAATCAATCGAACTTATTGAAAAAGAAGAATTCACAGAACTCGATTCATTGATTGGCAATATAAAGTCCTATGTGGGAGAGTTAGATAAATTATACAGTGAGTATTCTGGATATAAACTTATCGAGAAAATACCAAATATCCATTGGAATACTGAAGAAGTTGAAGAAAATGAGGATGTCAAAAACAAGATTAAAAAATGTAGAGAAACGATCCTCGGTCCATATTTTACGCTTAGAAATTATGTCGATTCCTACCAAGGGATTTTCTATTACTTTGAATTTATAAAATTAAATGAACTACATATAACTGGGAAAGCATCTAAAGGAAAAACCCATCTTGCCGTAAACACTGTTGAGTATCAAATTAACAAAAATAAACCTGCAATATTTTTATTTGGCAAAGATTTTAAAAGTGATATGCCATTTCGCGAGCAACTTAGAACTCTATTAGACATTCCTAGTAATTGGAGTGTTAGTGATTTGCTAGGGGCACTAAATATCTCAGGACGAATTCATAAAACAAAAGTAATTCTATTGATTGATGGACTTAACGAGGCTTATCATTGGAAAAAAATATGGTCAAATGATTTAGAGGCATTTATCAATGAAATAAATCAAAATTATCCACACATTTTATTTATTACTACTTATCGCAGTTCATACGAAAAGGCGATTTTTCCTGAGAATTATTTCAAATACGGTGAAGGAAACTATAAGAAAAAAGCACGAGTAGATGGTTTTGAAAATTTTAATCTGGATGAAGCTATAGATAAATATTTCAAATATTATAAGATAACTCTAGAAAATAGATCTGGAGCATTAAATTCTTTTAGAGAACCTCTTTATTTAAAGATATTTTGCGAAGCCAAACAAGGTCAAAAGGTTTCATTTCAAAATGAAGATTTATTTGATGTTTTTGATCAATACATTAAAAAATCTAATGATAGTGTATTGGCAAAACTTGAGAGAGAACCAAGGTTCAATAGGACATTTTTGTTTGACAAACTAAGTATAATTTCAAATAAATTATGGAATTATGGAGCAAGAGATATTGACTTAACTGAGGTGGTACCTTCAGCCCTTTCTGAGGATGAATTAATCGCTTTAGAAAGAGAGGATTTATTAATCTTTAGAGATTTTGGCGAATCTGAAGTCGTAACATTTACTTATGATCTTTTAAGTGGATATTTTATTGCAAAATCAATACTAAATGGAATTACAAGCGTAGATGACTGTAGTAGTTTTATTTCAAGCTCAAAATTTTATGATGAATTATTAGTGCAAGGCTCGCTACATCCACTTTACAGTGACATATTAAGATGTTTCTGCGTATTAGCTATTAAGAAATTTGGATTAAAGTTCTACAAACCTTCATTTCATAATAGATTAACAACAAATATTGTAAAAGCCCTTTTTGAAGTGAGTACTAACATCGTTGTTGAAATTAGAACAGATTCAATAAGATTCATATCAGATGTATTTACAAAAATAACGAATAGGTCTTTATTATTTAATTTATTTTCTAACACTGAATTTGATAATAATCATCCGCTAAATATGAATCTATTATCAGATTTATTATTAGAACTACCTATGGCTGAAAGAGACTTAACTTGGACTGAATACATTAGAAAAGAATATCTAGGGTTACGAGGATATGGTTTTAAAAAACTTATTCAAAATTTTGAGGAAGTAACTATCAAGGAAGAAAATCACTCCGAGCGACTGCATTTAGCATCAAAAAAAATTATGTGGTTTCTCACTTCGACTAATAAAGATATGCGTGATTTTTCCACCAAAGCACTTTACTATTATGGAAAAAAGTACATAAATAAATTTTTTGAGCTCGTTATATTTTCATTAAAAATAAACGACCCTTATGTTTCAGAGAGAATGTTAGCCAGCCTTTATGGGATTGTAATCGCTCTTTTCGAATGTAAACTTTTATCAAAAGGTGATAAAGAAGATCTGAAGAATATCGGGCTAAAGATGTATGAATTAATATTTCAAATGGAAGCAGAATGTAGTACTACGCACATTTTAACAAGAGAATATGCAAGACGTATAATTGACATTGCTTATAAACATTGCCCGAATTTACTCTCAAAAGATCAATATGCACTTTCTCAGCCTCCTTATTCATTTGGTGGAATAAGAGATTGGGGGGAATATGATTATGGCGAAAGAGATTATCATTACGAATCGCCCTTAAGGATGGATTTTAGCAATTATACCTTGGGAAGAATTGTGCCGAACGGACATTCATACTCCAACCCACCTGAAAAACAAAAAGTAAGAAGACAATTATACTGGAGAATTTATGAGTTAGGTTGGAATTTTGAGGCTTTTGGGGAGGTAGAAAAAAGACTTGGCGATGATAATTATCTATATCCACGAGATGAACAACCTACAATAGATCGTTACGGAAAAAAATATTCTTGGATAGCTTATTTCGAGATATACGGTTTTAGAGAGGATAATGATTTAGTTAAAGAAGAATATCCTAATTTTAGACCATCTGGAGCCGACATTGATCCCACATTTCCTGTGCTTCCAGAAAATAAGTTATACTTCGAAGATGACTTATTGGGAGATAGGCATCTACCATTAATTGATTGGTACAAGATAAAAAATATACCGTCGATGTCAGATTACCTTAATGTGAAAAATCTGGATGAAGATAATTTAGATTGGATTTGCGTAGGGGGAATGGTTTCGCAGATTGAGGAAGAATCAAATAGAAAAACCTTTGTTGTATTACAGGCTTATATAGTAGCAAATGAAGACTATGATGACTTTTTATGTTTTCTTAAAGACAAGGATGCAGTTTATGGTAATTCAAATCAATTATCTGAAAATTATTATACCTATGCTGGAGAAATGAATACATTGATGGACTCTACTTATGACAATTACCGTGATATATATTTTAAAATAAAAAGAAGAAAGAGGAAAGTAAAAAAAGGAGAAGAAGGTTATTATCCAAAGGTTGTATTTAATAAAGGAAGTATTTCTATGGAGTCTCCTGATGAAATAGAAATTGAAGAAAGAATTAATAAAGAGTTCAAAGTCCTTAGCCCTGTATCAGGATATAATTGGGAATCATATCATAGTAAAACAAATCAAGCTGGGCATCAAAGCGTACTCTCCAAAGAATTATCATTTCACTTAAATTTATTCCCAAAACCGCAGACATTTGATTTATTTGATGATAAAGGACAACTTGCGTACAAGAAATATCATTTCCACGAAAATTACAATTCACACCAAAATTTTGAATACCTGAGAAAAGATTTATTACAAAAATACTTGGAAGACACAAATCAAAATATTGTTTGGAAAATTTGGGGTGAAAAACAGACTTATTTTGAAAATCATAATGAGTCAATAAATTTTTACAAAAAACACAGAGTAGATGGATATCAGAAATTCAAATCAATACTTTCAGAAGAACAAGTTTTAGGATGATTTGTTTGTGAACAAGTTTAATATTACACATAAAAATTAATTTTAGGTTGATATTTTTTTGATGGCCTCAGAAACTTTGGTAATAAAATAGGGGAGTAGAATGTTAAGCCCTTTATAGTGTTAGTCGAAGATACTCTAGATTAATCCTAATGCTATATAGCTGATTTTTTGTCGTTTCTTAAATTGTTCTTTATATTATATTCCTCTTTTTTCAAGCTAGTTATATGAATAAATACACCCTAATTTTTTTCTTATTTTTCTGCCAATTTTCATTTTGTCAAACATTTGTGGATGATGTTGAAAAAGTAGAAAATGTTGTTATCACTTATAAAGTTGACAACATCGGTAAACGATATGATGTCAAAATAGATAGTAATTTAACGACCTATCACAACGTAGGTTGGCAAAAAGGCTGTCTAGAACATTTTATGAATGGCGAGCTCAAATATCCAATGAGAATGCTAAATGAAGAATGGAGATCAGTATATTATTTCGTAAATCCTAAATACAAAACAAGTTCCCTTAGAAAAGAAGATTTGCAAAAATGTGGGCAATTTAAGAAAGGTGAATTTAAATATATGGCCGCAGCATATAATCAGACACGTATACTCAGAAGAAGAAAACGACAAATTGAAAAGAGTGGCTACAAAGGTGAACGCCAAGTATACAATATAGATTGGACAGATGAAAATATATATGTTTTAACAACTCTCAAACTACCGTTACATAAAGACAAGGAAAAAATAGGGAATGTTATTAATGTAGAAATTATAGAAATATTAGATGACAATTCTTACTTATATCGTTCATCTTCGTCACAAAGTGATAAGTTAATATTTGGAGTTATTAAAAAAGTAAAATAGAAGGATTGAATAGTTAGATATTGTTATGTCAAATAGAATCTTAATCTAAAGTTGAATTAGCAACCCACAAGAATCGCTCAAACAAAATCATCCCGCATATTTTCCCATATAAGCGAATTATAACCAAAAGAATTACCAAGCATTTTGCAGCTGTAATAATTGATCAGTCTGAAAAAGAGCTCTTTCAAAAAAATATTCTCCCAGGTTTTTATTTTAGTTATAAGATTCCGTGAATCTCTTAAAGTCCACTATAGCAATAAGTACGTAAAAGGGCTGTTACATAAATGCTGACGATATAGACCTAAAGGCGCTATATCTGCATTTATGTAAAATAGAACCGAAAAGGTTCTATTCGCCATTTAACTTATATATCAATTTGTACTATAATTTATATTATGTCAAATAGAATATTTAATTACACAACACAATAGTTCTTTACTTCACTTGTATACCCTCTTTAAATTAAAATCGCTCTAATTTTCATTAGAGCGATTCATTTCACTTTGAGTTATTAAGTTATCCGTGCTGCATATTATTTTCGCGAAAGCGTACCACTCATTATAACTAATCTATAGTTTCTGTAATACCGCAAGTTTTTTCTTTACCGTAGATACGAGTTGATTTGTAGGATGTTGTATTATAAACTTTGTATAATTTGCAATTGCTTTATCAGTTTGTTGCATTTCTTCTTGTGCGCTTGCTAGACTGTATAATGCTCCTGTAGACGCTGGATACATTTCGGCCACCAGTTCTAGAATAAACAATCCGCCTTCTTTATTACCACCTGAAAATAGTCTGTAGCCAGCTGTACCAAATTCATCTTCAAAATCATAGTATTTATATCTTGTATCTTTTGCCACTTCTATACCTACAGATTTTACCTCTGCAAATTTACCTGCGGTAAATAACTCCGTGAGATAATCCATTGGGTTTAAAATAGCTCCGGTCTCGTTGTAATTGAGCGCTACGTCAAGTACAGGATCTTGATTTGTAAAATACTCCTCAGATGTCATCGCTACAGCTAGATGTGGTATGGTCCAGTCTTTATTATCCCATTGAGATCTATCTTGCCACCAGGCAAATGAGAGATATGCGTTGAGTCCTGAGTTAGGTAAAGTAACGC includes:
- a CDS encoding response regulator; protein product: MKNKLLLVLLVYCYCVPIVSQNSASGDIDSVSILISSSKEENLNGNYKDGLKFATSAVQYANQGKDKTLQAKAYVSLANTYQAIKDFASAKKYYNLALRKKTDDYFVNVASLNGLGNIYSMDITTADEAAAYFEKSIVYTLEAGKNEHSFYTYYNIAGMYLNFKDPDKAYPYILEADTLLPLIDKKDPIYGLLQQLNFAIYHNQKEDHRLALTFINNALEIGEEHSLIRGLIDIYDFKSEIHQELGEYDAALESLRKHFYYKDLDFNEIKNLQIEQVEADFKVKEFQQKAESSQLKSNAIFIGGISALLFLSTAFLIFYNHKRRLSFLALEKNNKALLQAKNEAEHAHKLKSELLVNISHDLRTPLYGVVGITEMLIENPSIIKTNKGLLNALKFSGDHLKSVVNNILKINEVESNNITIKRTKVHLGNLLENITTSLHYLANEQQTELKLAIADEISSYYILDETNLTEVLLKLIDNALKNTKNGTVTLCVNLAEREKGKDHIAFKVSDTGTGISKENLAVIFDSFKQANTEENTSYGIGLGLPIVKSLMKVMDSKLSVTSEVGVGSQFSFILACEVADKLDEQPMVSETKSLHILVVEDNKINQLVTQKLISTLGHKCTVAVNGKEAIKEYHNTHFDLILMDLNMPVMNGFEASEVISAEDGDIPIIALTALEISEVKERCHNVGIRDIINKPINKEALEAIIQENIHCTDTI